GGGAGACGGTGGCGACGAAGCCCTTCGTGATCAAGGTGCGGCCCCGCCCGGGGACGAAGGCGAAGGACATCTGGGCGGAGGGCGAGCTCAAGGCGAGCGCGTTGCAAATCCAGACGGCGCTGGAGGACCAGGACTCGTACCGGCTCTTCATGCCGTACGTGAAGGAGTCGCGGGTGGTGCGGCCCACGGACGACGGCGGGCGGCTGACGTACACGCGGCTGGACCTGCCGGTGGTGTCCTCGCGCGACTACATCTGCCACGTGGTGACGGAGTCGAAGGTCGCGCCGGACGGGACGGGCGTGTACCAGCAGCGCTGGAAGGCGGAGCCGGACGCGTTCCCCTCCCGGCGGGACGTGGTGCGCCTGCGGCTGAACGAGGGCAGCTGGAAGGTGGAACCGAAGGGCGAGGGCACGTCCTGGGTCGTCTACAAGTTCACCGTGGACCCTGGGGGTTCCGTCCCGGGTTTCCTGGCCAGCGTGGGGCAGAACGACGCGGTGGTGGACACGCTGCGCGCGGTGGAGAAGCGGGCGAAGTCGCTGCCCGTGGAGCCGCCGCCCACGAAGTAGAGGTTGGAGGCGTAGGGGATGGAGGCAGGCGGGCCGGGTGTTCCCTCCGGACGCCATGGCTGACAACTCCAAGATTGAGTGGACGGACGCGACGTGGAACCCGGTGCGCGGCTGCGTGAAGCTGAGCCCCGGGTGCAAGCACTGCTACGCGGAGACGTTCGCGGAGCGGTTCCGGGGCGTGCCCGGGCACCCATATGAGCAGGGCTTCGACCTGAAGCTGATTCCGGGGAAGCTCGCCGAGCCGCTGCGCTGGAAGGCGCCCAAGCGCGTGTTCGTGAACTCGATGAGCGACCTGTTCCTCGACGACGTCCCGGAGGCGTACATCGAGACGGTGGCGCGGGTGATGGCGCTGGCGGACTGGCACACGTTCCAGGTGCTGACGAAGCGCGCGGAGCGGATGCAGCGGTTGTTGTCCACGCGGCTCGCGTTCGCGGCGAGGCTGCCAAACGTCTGGTGGGGCGTGAGCGTGGAGGACCGCAAGTACGGCCTGCCGCGGGTGAAGCACCTGCAAGCGGCGCCCGCGCGGGTGCGCTTCCTGTCCATCGAGCCGCTCCTGGAGGACCTGGGCTCGGTGGACTTCACGGGCATCGACGGGGTGATTGTCGGAGGCGAGAGCGGCGCGAAGTCGAGGCCGTTGGACCCGGACTGGGTGCGCTCGGTGCGCGAGCAGTGTGACGCGGCGGGCGTGGCCTTCTTCTTCAAGCAGTGGGGCGGCAAGCGCAAGGCGGCGGCCGGGCGCGTGCTGGACGGGCGCACGTACGATGCGCTCCCCCGGAGCACAGCGGCGCCGTTCCCGGAGGACACCCGGCGCCTGCGCTTGCTGGAGGAGGCCGAAGCGCTGGCGGCCCCATGGCTGATGCCGCCAGGCTTGGTCAGCGCCGCCGCTTCAGCTTGAAGAAGTCGATGAGCGCCTTGAGCTTGGGCGCCACCTGGACGCGGCTGGGGTAGTAGAGGAAGAAGCCGGGGAGGGTGGCGGAGTACGGTTCGAGCACGCGCACGAGCCGCTTCTCCGCGAGCAGTTGCTGGACGCGGCTCTCCGGGACATAGGCGAGCCCCAGCCCGGCGACGGCGGCATCCAGCACCAGCTCCGCGTCATCGAACGTCACGAGGCCCTCGACGGCGGCCTCGATGCGCTTCCCGCCGTCGCTCAGCCCCCAGCGGAGGAGCCCGCC
The sequence above is drawn from the Corallococcus sp. NCRR genome and encodes:
- a CDS encoding SRPBCC family protein, which translates into the protein MSGMTRRWGLALAVVLAAGVAGAQEWETVATKPFVIKVRPRPGTKAKDIWAEGELKASALQIQTALEDQDSYRLFMPYVKESRVVRPTDDGGRLTYTRLDLPVVSSRDYICHVVTESKVAPDGTGVYQQRWKAEPDAFPSRRDVVRLRLNEGSWKVEPKGEGTSWVVYKFTVDPGGSVPGFLASVGQNDAVVDTLRAVEKRAKSLPVEPPPTK
- a CDS encoding DUF5131 family protein, giving the protein MADNSKIEWTDATWNPVRGCVKLSPGCKHCYAETFAERFRGVPGHPYEQGFDLKLIPGKLAEPLRWKAPKRVFVNSMSDLFLDDVPEAYIETVARVMALADWHTFQVLTKRAERMQRLLSTRLAFAARLPNVWWGVSVEDRKYGLPRVKHLQAAPARVRFLSIEPLLEDLGSVDFTGIDGVIVGGESGAKSRPLDPDWVRSVREQCDAAGVAFFFKQWGGKRKAAAGRVLDGRTYDALPRSTAAPFPEDTRRLRLLEEAEALAAPWLMPPGLVSAAASA